From the genome of Thermaerobacter marianensis DSM 12885:
GGCGGGGCCCGCGGCGGCCAGCCTGTTGGCCGCCCTGGCTGCGGCCACGGGACGGACCCTGTTCATCTTCACCGCCGACCAGGGCGCGGCCGACGCCCTGGCCGCCGACCTGCGGGCCTGGGCGCCGGCGGAACAGGTGGTGGTCTTCCCCTCCATCGAGGTGCTGCCCTTCGAGGTCCTGGCCGCCAGCCCGGAATTGCTGGCCCTGCGCCTCGAGGCGCTGGCCCGGATCCGCCAGGGCCCTTGCCTGGTGGTGGCGCCCGTCGGCGCCGTGGCCCGCCGCCTGCCGCGGCCGGAGCGGTGGGCCGCCGGCCTGATCGACCTGGAGCCCGGTCGCGTCCTGGACCGGGACGAGCTGCTGGCCCGGCTGGTGGCCGCGGGCTACCAGCGCGCCGAACAGGTCGACCGCCCCGGTGAGGTGGCCGTCCGCGGCGGCATCGTCGATGTCTACCCGCCCGCGGGGGAGCCGGTGCGCATCGAGTTCTTCGGGGACGAGATCGACTCGCTGCGCCGGTTCGACCCCGGCAGCCAGCGCTCCACCGAGACCCTCGCGCGGGTCCGGCTGGTGCCCGCCCGGGAACTGGTCCTGGACGGACCGGCCTGGCAGCAAGGCCTGCGGGCCCTGGCGGGGGAGATCGAGCGCCTCCGGGAGCAGACCCGCCAGCGCCGGGGCGGTGCCGCCCGCCAGCTGCTGGAGCGCCTGGAGCAGGACCTGGCCCGGCTGGAGGCCGAGCGCCCCCTGGACCTGGCCGAGCGCTACCTGCCCTTCTTCGAGCCCGCCATGGCCACCCTCCTGGACTACGCCCCGGGTCCGGCCCTGGCTGTATGGGTCGAGCCCCGCAACCTGGAGGAGGCGGTGGCCGACCGGGAGCGCCAGTGGCAAGAGCGCCAGGCGGACCTGCTGTCCCGGGGCGAGATCCTGCCCGCCCAGGCCTCCCTCTACCTGGACGAACCCGGCCTCTGGCGTGCCCTGGCGTCCCGGCCCGTCCTGTACCTCTCCCTGCTCCTGCGGGCGCCGGGGCAGGGTCCGGACCCGCGCCAGGTCTACGGCATCACCGCGCGGCCGGCCCCCATGTTCCACGGCCAGTGGGACCTGTTCGAGGAAGAGGTGCGCACCTGGAAGCGCCAGCAGTACCGCGTCCTGGTGGTGGCGGGGGACGGCGAGCGGGCGGAGCGGCTCCGCCGGGCCCTGGACGAGGCGGACGTGGTGGCCCGGCTCGTCCCCGGCCTGACCCTGCCGGCGCCCGGCGAGGTGCTGGTGGCGCCGGCCGCCCTGAGCGAGGGCTTCGAGGTGCCCGCCCTGCGCTGGGTCGTCCTGACGGAGCGGGAGGTGCTGGGGCGCCGGGTGGCCCGCCGCCGCAGCCCCACCACCGCCGCCGACCGGGCGGAGACCCAGGCCCTGGAGCGGCTGGTGGACCTCAAGCCGGGCGACTACGTGGTCCACGTACACCACGGCATCGGCCGGTTCCTCGGGTTGCGGACCATGGAGATCCAGGGGGTCCACCGCGACTACCTGACCATCCAGTACGCCGGCGGTGACCGGCTCTACGTCCCCACGGATCAGATCGAGCTGGTGCAGAAGTACGTGGGCGCCGAGGGCCACCAGCCGCGCCTGGCCAAGCTGGGCTCCGGCGAGTGGAACAAGGTCAAGCAGCGGGTGAAGGAATCGGTGCGGGAGCTGGCGGGGGAGCTTTTGGCCCTCTACGCCGCCCGGCAGACGCTGCGCGGCCACGCCTTCGGTCCGGATACGCCCTGGCAGCGCCAGTTCGAAGACGCCTTCCCCTACCAGGAGACGCCGGACCAGCTGGAGGCCATCGCCGCCATCAAGGCGGACATGGAGCGCCCCGTGCCCATGGACCGGTTGCTGGTGGGCGACGTGGGCTTCGGCAAGACCGAGGTGGCCATGCGGGCCGCCTTCAAGGCGGTGCAGGACGGCAAGCAGGTGGCGGTGCTGGTGCCCACCACCGTGCTGGCTTACCAGCACGAGCGCACCTTCAAGGAGCGCTTCGCCCCCTTCCCCGTCACCATCCGCACCCTGAGCCGCTTCGCCTCGCCGGCGGAACAGGCGGAGATCCTGACCGGGCTGGCCCAGGGTACCATCGACATCGTCATCGGCACCCACCGGCTGGTCCAGCCCGACGTGCGGTTCAAGGACCTGGGCCTGCTCATCATCGATGAGGAGCACCGGTTCGGCGTCGCCCACAAGGAGCGGCTCAAGCAGCTCAAGCAGAACGTGGACGTATTGACCCTCTCGGCCACCCCCATCCCCCGCACCCTGCACATGGCCCTGGCGGGGATCCGCGACCTGAGCCGCATCGACACGCCGCCGGAGAACCGCTTCCCGGTGCAGACCTTCGTGGTCGAGTGGCACGAGTCCCTGGTGCGCGACGCCATCCAGCGGGAGCTGCGCCGCGGGGGTCAGGTGTTCTACGTCCACAACCGCGTGCAGAGCATCCAGGCGGTGCGCCGACGGCTGGAACGGCTGGTGCCGGAGGCGCGGTTCGCCGTCGCCCACGGCCAGATGGGCGAAGGGGAACTGGAGCGGGTGATGGTCGACTTCATGGCCGGAAAGGCCGACGTACTGGTCTGCACGACCATCATCGAGTCGGGCCTCGACATGCCCAACGTCAACACCCTGATCGTGGAGGATGCCGACCGCTTCGGCCTGGCCCAGCTGTATCAGCTGCGTGGCCGGGTGGGCCGCTCGGACCGGGTCGCCTACGCCTATTTCACCTACCGCCGTGACAAGGTCCTGACGGAAGATGCCCAGAAGCGGCTCCAGGCCATCAAGGACTTCACCGAGCTGGGGGCGGGCTTCAAGCTGGCCCTGCGGGACCTGGAGATCCGCGGCGCCGGCAACCTGCTGGGCGCGGAGCAGCACGGCTTCATGCTGTCCGTGGGCTTCGACCTCTACGCTCAGCTGCTTGAGGAGGCGGTGGCGGAGCTGCGGGGCCGGCGCCGGCCCGCCCGGCTCAAGCCGGTGGTCGACCTGGTGGTCGACGCCCACATCCCCGACAGCTACATCCGCGACGCCCGGCAGAAGATCGAGTTCTACAAGCGGGTCAACCTGGCCGAGACCCCGGCCGACCTGGCCGAGGTGCGCGAGGCGCTGCAGGACCGCTACGGCCCGCCGCCCGAGCCCGTGCGCAACCTGCTGGCCCTGGCGGAGATCCGCCAGCTGGCGGCGCGGTGCGGGGTCTTCCGCATCGAGCAGCAGGGGACGCGCGTCGACCTGGAGGCCGTGGCGCCCCAGGCGGAGCCCCTGGCCCGGACCTGCGAGGCCCTGCGTCCACAGCTGGGCCGGCGGCTGCAGCCCGTGCGCGGCCGGCCGGCCGCGTTCTTCCGCACCGACGGCCTGGGCGAGCGGGAAGTGCTGACCGCCCTGCGCCGCTTTCTGCGGGAACTGGTGCGTCACACACCGGGTGGGGGCGGCGGGCCCGAAGGAGGCGAGGGCGAGGACGCGGAGAAGGCGGCGGCCGGCACCCCGGATGAGCCCGCACCTGCCACGCCGGTTCGGGGCGGCGTCCGGTCCTGACCCGGCTGCGACCGTACAGCCGGTGGCGGGGGTACCAGAATAACGGAAATTTGTTGGCGGCACACTGACTTCGCGGTGGCCGTCCCTCGAAAGGGACCCCTGCGCGCGAACAGCTATTCCGGAAGCATCTCCCGCCGCGGGGTGGAACCGGGCCCCTCCCGCCTGCGTGGGCCCGGTCCCGGCCCGGCGGTTCCGGCTGTACCGGAACGCGGCACCGGACAAGGACCACGCGGACGAACCAGGCGAGGAGGGGTGACGGATGAAAGCGACGGGCATCGTACGCCGCATCGACGACCTGGGCCGGGTCGTGATCCCCAAGGAAATCCGGCGCACCCTGCGCATCCGCGAGGGCGACCCGCTGGAGATCTTCGTGGACCGTGACGGGGAAGTGATCCTGAAGAAGTACTCGCCTATTGGCGAGCTGGGCGACTTCGCCAAGGAGCTGGCCGACTCGCTCCACGAGGCGGTCCACCACATCGCCCTGGTGGCCGACCGCGACGCCATCATCGCCGTGGCCGGGGCGCCCCGCAAGGAGTTCATGGAGAAGCGCATCGGCGGGGCCGTCGAAGAGGCCATGGCCAAGCGGCAGCCGGTCCTGCGCAACCGCCCGGCCCGGAATCCCGGCGCGGGTACCCTCCTGGCCGACGACGAGACCGACGAGCGGTTCTCGGCCTACGTCATCGCGCCGATCCTCGCCACAGGGGACGTCATCGGCGCCGTGATCCTGGCCTCCAAGGATCCGGCGGTGCAGATGGGCGACCTGGAGCTGAAGCTGGCGGAGACGGCCGCGGCGGTGCTGCGCAAGCAGATGGAGGATTGACGGGTGCCCGTGTCCAACCCCCGGCCGGGGGGGTTGCTGTGAAGGAAGAACATCGCACCGTCCCGGATGCCCCCGGGCCTGTGGGGCCCGGTCCCCGGCCTGCCGATCCCGGTCCTGCCCGGGGGGCCGCCAGCTCCGGCCCGGACCCCGGCGCGGGTCGGGGTGCCGCCTCCGACGCCGGCCCCGGCGGGGACCCCTACGGGTTCGGCCGGGTGGTGGAATTGGTCCGGCGCCTGCGGGCGCCGGGCGGTTGCCCCTGGGACCGGGCCCAGACCCACCGGTCCCTGCGCCGCTTTGCGCTGGAAGAAGCCTACGAGGTGGTCGCGGCCATCGACGCGGGGGATCCGCGCCACCTGGCCGACGAGCTGGGCGACCTCCTCCTGCAGGTCCTGCTCCATGCGCAGATCGCTGCCGAAGCGGGCCACTTCACCATCGCCGACGTCTGCCACGCCCTGGCGGACAAGCTCATCCGGCGGCATCCCCACGTATTCGGTGGCGTCGAGGCTGACAGCCCTGCCGACGTCCAGCGGCTCTGGGCCGCCATCAAGCGGGCGGAGGCGGCGGCGAGGGAGGGGGTGCCCGCAGGCGAAGCCGCTGGGGCGGGCGGGCGCGAAGGCGGCGCCAGCGCAGCGGGAGTGCCGGAAGGCCAAGCGGGTGCGGGACCGGCCGCCGGCGAAGCCGTGGCCGGACCGCCCTCCGGTGCGGCCGGCGAGCCGGTCCCGGAGGTGGCCGGTGGGCGGGACGACGAGCCCTGGACGCCTGCGGCCCTGGTCGAAGCGTATCGCGTCCAGGAGCGCGCGGCCCGCTTGGGGCTGGATTGGCCGGACCCCCGCGGCCCCCGGGCCAAGCTGGACGAGGAGCTGGCCGAGCTGGACGCCGCCGTGGCGGAGGGCGATCCCCAGCACGTGGAGGAGGAGCTGGGGGACGTCCTGTTCGTCCTGGTCAACGCCGGCCGGCACTGGGGCGTGCATGCGGAGACCGCCCTGTTGGGGGCGGTGCGCAAGTTCCGCCGTCGCATCCACCAGATGGAAGAACAGGCCCGGCGCCAGGGGCGGACCCTGGAGGAACTCTCACCCGCCGAGCTCGACCGCTTGTGGGAAGCCGCCAAAGCCCGCGAAACCGGAAGGATTCAAGGCCTGTCCGCAGAACACACAAGCGGAACTCGACCCGACGCGAGGGGAGGGAAGCGTGGGTGAACAAGCCCGAGCTGGTCAACGCCATTGCTGAGAAGACGGGTTTGAACAGGAAGGACAGCGAGAAGGCGGTCAATGCCTTCGTGGAGTCCATCAGCGAGGCCCTGGCCAAGGGCGAGAAGGTCTCGCTGGTGGGCTTCGGCACCTTTGAGGTGCGCACGCGGCAGGCCCGCACCGGCCGCAACCCGCGGACGGGGCAGACGCTGACGATCCCCGCTGCCAAGGTGCCGGCCTTCAAGCCCGGAAAGCAGCTGCGCGAAGTGGTGAAGTGATCAAACCCGTTGCCGGATCGGGGAAGATTGCCGGCCGGTGGGCGAGTGCCCCCGCCGGCGGCCCGGCACCCGGGCCGGCCACGGCCCGCGGCCCCCTCCGGCGGCGGGGCCAAGGTTCTTGCCGGCGGCACCGGTCTCTTGCGAGACCGGTGCCGCCGCTTTCTTGTCGCCCCTTCTCGGTGAGGGGCCGGCCCGCGGGCGGAGTTCCCCGGGCGCCCTGCTCGCTGCGACCGGGACGGCGGCACATAGTGCCCCGGTCGAGGCATATCCATGATCGAGGGCGCCGGGGGCGCGAGCCGGAAGGGCGGGGATGCGCCCGAGCGGGCGCCCGGGTGCAACCCACGCAGCGTCCACGCGCCGACGAGGGACCCTGCCGGCCGGGGCTCGCCGCCTCCGCCGCCGGTCTTCCCCACGGCCCGGAGCGGCCGGCGGGGTCTCCATGCCGGGGCCGCAGGAAGGAGGTCCGGGCCGTGGCCGAGGGCCAGGCTGCGCCGGGCAACCGGGGGCGCCACACCCTGACGCTGGCCGGCCGGGAGCGGCTGGATCTGGACGGGGTCCAGCGGGTGGAGAACTTCGACGACCACACGGTCGTCCTGGAGACGGTCATGGGCCGGCTGACCATCCGGGGGGAGGGGCTCCACATCCACGAGCTCAACCTGGAGGAGGGCCGGCTGCGCATGACCGGCCGGGTCTCCCTGCTGGCCTACGAGGATTCCGCCCAGCGCCGCCGCGACCGCCGCAACCTGCTGGAGCGGCTGCTCAAGTGAGGCGGCCCAGGAACCGGCGCCGGCAGGAAGCGGGGTCGGGCGGGTCATGTTCTCCCTGACCGTGCAGACGTACATGCTGGCCGTCAACGTGGCCCTGGGCCTCACCCTGGGCTTCGTCTTCGACGCCTGCCGCGCCCTGCGGGCCGTCCTGGCCGGAGGCCGCCCAGCGCGGCGGCCGTGGCTCGACGCGGTCATGGATGCGGTCTTCTGGCTGGCGGCGCTGCCGGCCGTGCTCCTGACCTGGGGTTGGGGCAACTGGGGCCAGGTGCGGCTCTTCACCTTTCTGGGCCTCGCCCTGGGGCTGGGGCTGTACGCGGCCCTGGGGTCGCCCGTCCTCTTTCCGGCCCTGGCCGCCACCTACCGCGCCACGGGCCAGGGCGCCGTCCGGTTCGTCCGGTGGAACCGGCGCGTCGCCCGCGCCGCGGGCCGCGCCGCCTGGCGTGGAGCCCGTGGCCTGCTGCGGCTGGTCCGATGGGTGCTGAAGCCGGTGACCGTGCCCCTGGGATGGCTCCTGGCTCCCCTGCTGGCCCCCGTCAACCGGTACGTGGTGGATCCCGTGCGGGCGCGGGTGCAGCGGTTCGTGGTCGAGCCCGCCCGCCGGCGCGTGGCGGCGGCCCGCCACCGCTTCGCGGCGGGGTGGGACCGGCTGCGCTCCGTCCTGGCCGCCTGGCTGCGGCCCGGGGAGGACGAGCCGCCCCCACCGGCGACGTAGACGGCGGTGGGGCAGGCGTGTCCCGCCGCCCCCGGCCCGATGGTGAGGGGGAGCCGGGCCCACCCCGGTCCCCACGCGTTCCCCCCGTTACCCTGGCGCTCGGGCTCCCCACACCACGATGGCCCCCACGCCCCGGCCTTCGCCGGGTCGTCCCGGCAGGAATCCCCCTTCCCCCGGCGAACCCTACCCGGTACCTGCTGTATAAAGTTTGTCCACAGTTTGTGTGTAATTTGTGGATAACCCCAGGGTGGCGAGCGGAGGTCCCTGCCGTCCATGCGCATCGAGATCCGGGGTGCCGAGCGCCTGAGCTTCCGCGAGCGCCAGGTGGTCGTGCTCAAGGAAACGGGATACAGCACCGAGGCCATCGCCCGGCGCCTGGGTCTGGCCCCCGGCACCGTGGCCACCCTGTACAACCGCGCCCGCAGCAAGGGGTACGAGGTGGTCATCGTCATCGACGGCGATCCGCTGCGCCTGTTTGGCGAGGGCGACGAGGACGCTCCGGACGAGGGACCCGCCGGCCCTGGTGGCACCGGTGCGGACGGGACCGAAGGTCCTTAGGGAGGTTGTCTTGAATCATGATGCACCATCCGTCCCCACCGTCCTTGCGCGCGTTCCGCGCCCGTCCTTCACGGTCCCGGGCTGGGCGAGGGGTGCCGGGACCGGCAGCACCCATGGGGCCGGCGGGTCTTCTTCGCCCGGTACCGGTGACGCCGCTCCCGCGGGCCGTCCCGGCCCCTGTTTCCAAAGGCGCCGGGCGCTCGCCGGCCGGGCGTCCCTACGACCCGGGTCGCGCCCTGGCCGGACGGGAGGTGCGCGGCGGCTCCGGCGAGGCGGTGGGCGCTGCAACGGGACCCCGCCCGGTGCGCCGCCGCTGGCGGCTGCGCTGGGGCCGGCTCGCCGCCACCGCCGTGGCCGCGTACCTGCTGGCGGGCCTGGTCCTGCAACAGGTGGCGCTGTGGCAGGCGCGCCAGGAACTGCGCGCCCTGGACCGGCAGCTGCAGGAGCTTCGCGGCCAGCAGGCGGAGCTGCGGGCGGCCGAGCAGCGGGTCGACGACCCCGCCTACGTGGACGAGACGGCGCGCCAGCGCCTCGGCCTGGTCAAGCCCGGCGAGACGGTGATCCAGCTGGTGGACGAACCCGGTGCCGCGGGATCGCCGGCGGCGCAGAGCCCGGGTAGCCCGGGTGCACCGGCGGGGCGGTAAACGGGGCCCGTGGGGCGCCGACGGGGCCTCGCTGGCCGTTGAAGATGGGGCTACGCGGGCCGGTGTCGCCGTGCACCCCCATGCCGCAACGGGCCTTGGGCACGAGCGCGGGTCCCGTCTCCCGGTTGGGGCGCTCCTGCGCCACGACGGTGCTCCCGGGGGCGGGCCCAGGAGGACCGCCGGTGGGACGGCCATGGTACAATAGCCTCAGCCGTGCCCCCGGTGGGTCTACGGTGGGTGCATACGGTGG
Proteins encoded in this window:
- the mfd gene encoding transcription-repair coupling factor, whose amino-acid sequence is MTTLPAQDLTEDLLRLWQQLPEFPSLAGGVRRELPAQAVYGLAGPAAASLLAALAAATGRTLFIFTADQGAADALAADLRAWAPAEQVVVFPSIEVLPFEVLAASPELLALRLEALARIRQGPCLVVAPVGAVARRLPRPERWAAGLIDLEPGRVLDRDELLARLVAAGYQRAEQVDRPGEVAVRGGIVDVYPPAGEPVRIEFFGDEIDSLRRFDPGSQRSTETLARVRLVPARELVLDGPAWQQGLRALAGEIERLREQTRQRRGGAARQLLERLEQDLARLEAERPLDLAERYLPFFEPAMATLLDYAPGPALAVWVEPRNLEEAVADRERQWQERQADLLSRGEILPAQASLYLDEPGLWRALASRPVLYLSLLLRAPGQGPDPRQVYGITARPAPMFHGQWDLFEEEVRTWKRQQYRVLVVAGDGERAERLRRALDEADVVARLVPGLTLPAPGEVLVAPAALSEGFEVPALRWVVLTEREVLGRRVARRRSPTTAADRAETQALERLVDLKPGDYVVHVHHGIGRFLGLRTMEIQGVHRDYLTIQYAGGDRLYVPTDQIELVQKYVGAEGHQPRLAKLGSGEWNKVKQRVKESVRELAGELLALYAARQTLRGHAFGPDTPWQRQFEDAFPYQETPDQLEAIAAIKADMERPVPMDRLLVGDVGFGKTEVAMRAAFKAVQDGKQVAVLVPTTVLAYQHERTFKERFAPFPVTIRTLSRFASPAEQAEILTGLAQGTIDIVIGTHRLVQPDVRFKDLGLLIIDEEHRFGVAHKERLKQLKQNVDVLTLSATPIPRTLHMALAGIRDLSRIDTPPENRFPVQTFVVEWHESLVRDAIQRELRRGGQVFYVHNRVQSIQAVRRRLERLVPEARFAVAHGQMGEGELERVMVDFMAGKADVLVCTTIIESGLDMPNVNTLIVEDADRFGLAQLYQLRGRVGRSDRVAYAYFTYRRDKVLTEDAQKRLQAIKDFTELGAGFKLALRDLEIRGAGNLLGAEQHGFMLSVGFDLYAQLLEEAVAELRGRRRPARLKPVVDLVVDAHIPDSYIRDARQKIEFYKRVNLAETPADLAEVREALQDRYGPPPEPVRNLLALAEIRQLAARCGVFRIEQQGTRVDLEAVAPQAEPLARTCEALRPQLGRRLQPVRGRPAAFFRTDGLGEREVLTALRRFLRELVRHTPGGGGGPEGGEGEDAEKAAAGTPDEPAPATPVRGGVRS
- the spoVT gene encoding stage V sporulation protein T; amino-acid sequence: MKATGIVRRIDDLGRVVIPKEIRRTLRIREGDPLEIFVDRDGEVILKKYSPIGELGDFAKELADSLHEAVHHIALVADRDAIIAVAGAPRKEFMEKRIGGAVEEAMAKRQPVLRNRPARNPGAGTLLADDETDERFSAYVIAPILATGDVIGAVILASKDPAVQMGDLELKLAETAAAVLRKQMED
- the mazG gene encoding nucleoside triphosphate pyrophosphohydrolase — protein: MVELVRRLRAPGGCPWDRAQTHRSLRRFALEEAYEVVAAIDAGDPRHLADELGDLLLQVLLHAQIAAEAGHFTIADVCHALADKLIRRHPHVFGGVEADSPADVQRLWAAIKRAEAAAREGVPAGEAAGAGGREGGASAAGVPEGQAGAGPAAGEAVAGPPSGAAGEPVPEVAGGRDDEPWTPAALVEAYRVQERAARLGLDWPDPRGPRAKLDEELAELDAAVAEGDPQHVEEELGDVLFVLVNAGRHWGVHAETALLGAVRKFRRRIHQMEEQARRQGRTLEELSPAELDRLWEAAKARETGRIQGLSAEHTSGTRPDARGGKRG
- a CDS encoding HU family DNA-binding protein → MNKPELVNAIAEKTGLNRKDSEKAVNAFVESISEALAKGEKVSLVGFGTFEVRTRQARTGRNPRTGQTLTIPAAKVPAFKPGKQLREVVK
- the yabP gene encoding sporulation protein YabP — protein: MAEGQAAPGNRGRHTLTLAGRERLDLDGVQRVENFDDHTVVLETVMGRLTIRGEGLHIHELNLEEGRLRMTGRVSLLAYEDSAQRRRDRRNLLERLLK
- the yabQ gene encoding spore cortex biosynthesis protein YabQ gives rise to the protein MFSLTVQTYMLAVNVALGLTLGFVFDACRALRAVLAGGRPARRPWLDAVMDAVFWLAALPAVLLTWGWGNWGQVRLFTFLGLALGLGLYAALGSPVLFPALAATYRATGQGAVRFVRWNRRVARAAGRAAWRGARGLLRLVRWVLKPVTVPLGWLLAPLLAPVNRYVVDPVRARVQRFVVEPARRRVAAARHRFAAGWDRLRSVLAAWLRPGEDEPPPPAT
- a CDS encoding sigma factor-like helix-turn-helix DNA-binding protein, translated to MRIEIRGAERLSFRERQVVVLKETGYSTEAIARRLGLAPGTVATLYNRARSKGYEVVIVIDGDPLRLFGEGDEDAPDEGPAGPGGTGADGTEGP
- a CDS encoding FtsB family cell division protein, with translation MRGGSGEAVGAATGPRPVRRRWRLRWGRLAATAVAAYLLAGLVLQQVALWQARQELRALDRQLQELRGQQAELRAAEQRVDDPAYVDETARQRLGLVKPGETVIQLVDEPGAAGSPAAQSPGSPGAPAGR